A part of Candidatus Thermoplasmatota archaeon genomic DNA contains:
- a CDS encoding helix-hairpin-helix domain-containing protein has product MPQEKKSRQTELDKLHMILDNPRNPQLEDIGQHLDPTLESIRQRLIGKTYSGQARTQHVKTRGSSYLQPRAVIRSLQQPDQYDTTSASSLVSQVSQESPRASQSFIHQLIIQPQDLYEVEKVDVVTDEFVEVKPKGKPEKKDTAPVSSLNVGDALQRDVVDERIRPILQWEPVQTLPAQQEKPLPEKSDVIDFELVQETAASLNQDGEVSSPEVQPSKSDIEQSDHQRKNRKERRRLKREEKEARKRAKQQEKLVRKQEKQQALERKKHTKEQQALQQQKLKELPETQLTLEQTPSVKNFVQDIFKEISCIDEHTAELLYRHGFFSIDNIKDASIQDLVAIPGIDKKTAKTIKDEVDMLTSGKKEPDLQQPNKKTVQKINVKKPFADEFTEWESHEIPTSKTIETAEEPYVYDQYTLYKKEIEAADGKKTTIHFFSKDQPDQGIPTSLPKGYSVELNKKTGLPYLKKQKEE; this is encoded by the coding sequence ATGCCTCAGGAGAAAAAGAGTAGACAAACAGAATTAGATAAACTCCATATGATTCTTGATAATCCTCGAAATCCACAGCTTGAAGATATTGGCCAGCACCTTGATCCTACACTTGAGTCGATTCGGCAACGACTCATCGGTAAAACATATTCTGGACAAGCTCGCACTCAACACGTTAAAACTAGGGGCTCCTCGTATCTTCAACCACGTGCAGTTATCCGTTCTCTTCAGCAACCGGATCAATATGATACTACTTCGGCATCATCGTTAGTTTCTCAAGTTTCTCAAGAATCACCACGTGCATCTCAATCATTTATTCACCAGCTCATAATTCAGCCGCAGGATCTCTATGAGGTAGAAAAAGTAGATGTCGTAACCGATGAGTTTGTTGAGGTTAAACCAAAAGGAAAACCTGAAAAAAAAGATACAGCTCCTGTATCATCCTTGAACGTAGGCGACGCTTTGCAACGAGACGTTGTTGATGAGCGCATACGTCCGATTCTTCAGTGGGAGCCTGTGCAGACCCTACCTGCTCAGCAAGAGAAACCACTTCCAGAGAAATCTGATGTGATTGATTTTGAATTAGTTCAAGAAACAGCAGCGTCACTCAATCAAGATGGAGAAGTATCATCCCCTGAAGTTCAGCCGTCAAAATCAGATATAGAACAATCTGATCACCAAAGAAAAAACCGAAAGGAACGTCGACGGCTGAAACGCGAAGAAAAAGAAGCACGGAAACGAGCAAAACAACAAGAAAAACTGGTAAGAAAACAAGAAAAGCAGCAAGCCTTGGAACGAAAAAAACATACCAAAGAACAGCAGGCATTGCAACAGCAAAAACTCAAAGAACTCCCGGAAACCCAACTTACGTTAGAGCAAACACCGAGTGTGAAAAATTTTGTTCAGGATATTTTTAAGGAAATTAGTTGTATTGATGAACACACTGCAGAACTTCTCTATCGACACGGATTTTTTTCAATTGATAATATCAAAGATGCATCGATTCAGGATCTTGTTGCTATTCCTGGAATTGACAAAAAAACTGCAAAGACAATCAAAGATGAAGTCGACATGTTAACATCGGGAAAAAAAGAACCTGACCTCCAGCAGCCCAATAAAAAAACAGTACAGAAGATCAACGTAAAAAAACCATTCGCTGACGAATTTACCGAATGGGAATCTCATGAGATACCCACCTCAAAAACAATAGAAACTGCTGAAGAACCGTATGTCTATGATCAATACACGTTATATAAAAAAGAAATTGAGGCTGCAGATGGTAAAAAGACAACGATCCATTTCTTCAGTAAGGACCAACCAGATCAGGGAATCCCAACAAGTCTTCCTAAGGGATACAGTGTTGAACTCAATAAAAAAACAGGACTGCCATATCTGAAAAAACAGAAAGAGGAATAA
- the pyrB gene encoding aspartate carbamoyltransferase produces MDFKNRDIISIKDFSKEEINFFIHYAKKMIPYATGKKQLRILQNKILAVLFFEPSTRTRLSFETAMLRLGGNVIGFSDPTGTSQKKGESLADTIRMAAAYSDVIVIRHPQEGAARLAAEFSEIPVINAGDGAGQHPTQCLLDLFTIIMERKKIEGKNIVLVGDLKYGRTVHSLAYALSLFQANLTFVSPESLRMPKEVISSCKEFGVEPTNTTNLEKAIKDADVLYVTRIQRERFPDAEEYNKVAGCYKVTKELLKDAREELIIMHPLPRVGEIDPEVDTTPHALYFKQAFYGIPMRMALLSLILGGKKN; encoded by the coding sequence ATGGATTTTAAAAACCGAGATATTATCTCGATCAAAGACTTTTCTAAAGAGGAGATTAATTTTTTTATCCACTATGCAAAAAAAATGATTCCCTATGCAACAGGTAAGAAGCAACTACGGATTTTACAAAATAAAATCCTAGCGGTGTTATTTTTTGAACCAAGTACACGAACACGACTCAGTTTTGAAACCGCTATGCTCCGACTCGGGGGAAATGTCATTGGATTTTCTGATCCAACAGGTACGTCTCAGAAAAAAGGGGAAAGTCTTGCTGATACTATTCGAATGGCAGCTGCATATAGCGATGTTATTGTGATTCGCCATCCACAAGAAGGTGCAGCAAGATTGGCAGCAGAATTTTCAGAAATTCCTGTGATCAATGCTGGCGATGGTGCCGGACAACATCCAACACAATGTTTACTTGACCTATTTACGATCATCATGGAACGTAAAAAGATCGAAGGAAAAAATATTGTTCTCGTCGGCGATTTAAAATATGGTCGTACTGTCCATTCTCTCGCCTATGCATTGTCATTATTTCAAGCAAATCTCACCTTTGTTTCCCCGGAATCCCTTCGAATGCCAAAGGAAGTAATCTCATCCTGCAAAGAATTTGGCGTAGAGCCAACAAACACAACAAATCTCGAAAAAGCAATAAAAGATGCTGATGTTCTCTATGTAACCCGTATACAACGTGAACGATTTCCTGACGCAGAAGAATACAATAAAGTTGCTGGCTGCTATAAAGTAACTAAAGAATTATTAAAAGATGCACGTGAAGAGTTAATCATTATGCATCCATTGCCACGTGTTGGAGAAATCGATCCCGAAGTTGATACAACACCACATGCACTCTATTTCAAACAAGCTTTCTATGGAATACCAATGCGGATGGCATTGCTTTCATTGATTCTTGGAGGGAAGAAAAATTGA
- the pyrI gene encoding aspartate carbamoyltransferase regulatory subunit, whose translation MKELKITPIKNGTVIDHITAGYAVKVLHILKIPESTSAVVSVAMNVIGKSGKKDIVKVENRELDPKEVDKIALIAPRATINIIRDYEVVKKHRVQVPDQIVDLIHCSNPTCVSNGREPVKSRFHVICKDPTRIKCYYCEREPEDIAAQVF comes from the coding sequence TTGAAGGAATTAAAGATCACTCCAATTAAAAATGGCACTGTAATCGACCATATCACCGCCGGTTACGCTGTCAAGGTGTTACATATTCTTAAAATCCCCGAATCAACAAGCGCTGTTGTCAGCGTCGCGATGAATGTCATTGGTAAAAGTGGAAAAAAAGATATCGTTAAAGTTGAAAACCGAGAACTTGACCCAAAAGAAGTTGATAAGATTGCGTTAATTGCACCGAGAGCAACAATTAATATCATCCGTGATTATGAAGTCGTAAAAAAACATAGAGTTCAAGTACCAGATCAGATTGTTGACTTGATTCATTGTTCAAATCCGACCTGTGTATCAAATGGACGCGAACCTGTCAAAAGTCGGTTTCACGTCATCTGTAAGGACCCCACACGGATAAAATGCTATTACTGCGAACGGGAACCAGAAGATATCGCAGCTCAAGTGTTTTAA
- a CDS encoding hydroxymethylglutaryl-CoA reductase, degradative, protein MDQEKTSAISGFYKLPINQRREIIQKFAGLTEQERKMFDTPLELITADRMIENVLGTFELPLGIALNFRINNKDYVIPMVTEESSVVAAASNAAKIARIRGGFTATCTEPLMIGQLQILHVNDIPTAVQKIAHHKKELLKIANDQDKILTGLGGGATDLELRILDSPYGKMIVAHLIVDVRDAMGANAVNTMCEALGPILEDITGGKVRLKILSNLADRRLVKATAVFDQQAMGGPHAVDAFLESYTLAVLDPYRAATHNKGIMNGIDAVLIATGNDTRAVEAGAHAYAARDGTYTSLTTYSKDDTGNLVGEIELPMAVGIVGGAANMHPKAQLCRRILGVTSAQELAMVIGSLGLAQNFAAVFALSTVGIQKGHMSLHAKNIAVMAGAQGDQIEKIAERMIQEKKIKLDRAKELLKEL, encoded by the coding sequence ATGGATCAGGAAAAAACATCAGCTATTTCTGGATTTTATAAATTACCGATTAATCAACGACGGGAAATTATTCAAAAATTTGCTGGTTTAACTGAACAAGAACGCAAGATGTTCGATACACCTCTTGAACTTATTACTGCGGATCGAATGATTGAAAATGTTCTTGGGACCTTTGAGCTGCCACTGGGCATTGCATTAAATTTTAGAATCAATAATAAAGATTATGTTATACCTATGGTTACCGAGGAATCAAGTGTTGTTGCAGCAGCAAGCAATGCAGCAAAAATCGCTCGGATACGAGGAGGATTTACGGCAACCTGCACAGAACCTCTGATGATTGGTCAACTTCAAATACTGCATGTCAACGACATCCCAACAGCGGTACAAAAGATAGCACATCATAAAAAAGAACTTTTAAAAATCGCAAATGATCAAGATAAGATACTTACGGGTCTTGGTGGTGGAGCAACCGATCTTGAACTGAGAATTCTTGATAGTCCGTATGGAAAAATGATTGTTGCTCATCTCATTGTCGATGTTCGAGATGCGATGGGCGCAAATGCGGTTAATACCATGTGTGAAGCTCTTGGTCCAATTCTTGAAGATATCACTGGTGGAAAAGTACGTTTGAAAATACTTTCAAATCTTGCTGATCGACGGCTTGTGAAGGCAACAGCGGTTTTTGATCAACAAGCAATGGGTGGACCACATGCTGTGGACGCATTTCTGGAATCGTATACACTTGCGGTCCTTGACCCGTATCGAGCAGCAACTCATAATAAAGGTATTATGAATGGTATTGATGCTGTTTTGATTGCGACTGGAAATGATACACGTGCTGTTGAAGCAGGAGCACATGCCTACGCTGCACGAGATGGAACCTATACGTCGTTAACAACGTATTCAAAGGATGATACAGGTAATCTGGTTGGAGAAATTGAACTTCCTATGGCTGTTGGTATTGTTGGAGGTGCGGCAAACATGCATCCTAAAGCCCAGCTCTGTCGGAGAATTCTTGGTGTGACGAGTGCACAAGAACTTGCAATGGTCATTGGTAGTCTTGGCCTTGCACAAAATTTTGCAGCGGTATTCGCACTTTCGACAGTAGGTATTCAAAAAGGTCATATGAGCCTTCATGCAAAAAACATTGCAGTCATGGCTGGAGCTCAAGGTGATCAAATTGAAAAGATTGCAGAACGTATGATTCAAGAAAAGAAAATTAAACTTGATCGTGCGAAAGAGCTTCTTAAGGAACTTTAA
- the tgtA gene encoding tRNA guanosine(15) transglycosylase TgtA, with translation MTFEIKHRDAAGRICRFTTKHGAVTTPTLMPVINLNKMIITPKEMQRLFGTEIIITNSYIINKHPHLRDQALDQGIHSLVGFDGPIMTDSGTFQSYVYGDIDVDPIHIVKFQQQIGSDIGTILDLFGTPNQTKNQARSTINETLRRAQISIPEKKDMLLACTIQGSVYPDLRYLCAQKMSRLDADFYPIGGVVPLMENQRYADLTRIILASKQGLNPAKPVHLFGAGHPLIFPLAVALGCDFFDSSAYAKYAADQRLIFPWGTEQLSTISELPCTCPVCTHTTAAELKTIEQNEQIKLIAQHNLYVSYAELKNIRNAIQQGCLWELVEQRATSNPHLLEALKELRKKESKIWLEQFEPISKTHAVFYTGDHTIHRPTIYRYHQRLLHNYQKKHDTTIVFPDTKRPYATTYTTHINKILSIYDANLVVASPFGPIPLELDEMYPAAQCVFPRTIDCETQELAKRLTEIFLKKQRRRSLLTLVKTKKYAAATPVSSEVFEQLKIGAMADMQFGRGAGTALFAGRLRIIKSKHTNKIRMILVDDTHVVSLRAHDGLFTLKYHGGERLHRAFKKPRLRVIVKKDAVPFVHEGKSVFAKFVIDCDPKLRPYDECLIVDAKDTYLGVGRCILNRSEMQSFLYGIAVQTRETQPQG, from the coding sequence ATGACCTTTGAAATCAAACACCGAGATGCAGCAGGAAGAATTTGTAGATTTACTACAAAACATGGGGCGGTTACCACCCCGACGCTTATGCCAGTTATCAATCTTAATAAAATGATCATCACCCCAAAAGAGATGCAGCGACTTTTTGGAACTGAAATCATCATTACAAACTCATATATCATAAACAAGCATCCTCATCTTCGAGATCAAGCACTTGATCAGGGGATTCATTCTCTTGTTGGTTTTGATGGACCAATAATGACTGATTCTGGAACATTTCAGTCCTACGTGTATGGAGATATTGATGTTGATCCTATACATATTGTCAAATTTCAACAACAAATAGGTAGTGACATTGGTACCATTCTTGACCTTTTTGGAACACCGAATCAAACCAAAAACCAAGCACGCTCCACGATCAACGAAACCCTCCGCCGAGCTCAGATAAGTATACCTGAAAAAAAAGATATGCTTCTTGCCTGCACCATCCAAGGATCGGTATATCCAGATCTTCGATATCTCTGTGCACAAAAAATGAGTAGACTTGATGCTGATTTTTATCCGATTGGCGGCGTTGTTCCACTGATGGAAAACCAACGGTACGCTGATCTGACAAGAATTATTCTTGCATCAAAACAAGGATTAAACCCAGCAAAGCCAGTGCATCTCTTTGGCGCTGGGCATCCTCTCATTTTTCCTCTTGCGGTTGCGCTTGGTTGTGATTTTTTTGACTCGTCAGCATATGCAAAATACGCGGCAGATCAACGTCTTATCTTTCCATGGGGGACAGAACAACTTAGTACCATTTCGGAGCTTCCTTGCACCTGCCCGGTATGCACCCATACAACAGCAGCTGAACTGAAAACAATTGAGCAAAACGAACAAATTAAACTCATTGCACAACATAATCTCTATGTAAGCTATGCTGAGCTCAAAAACATCAGAAATGCTATTCAACAGGGTTGTCTTTGGGAACTTGTTGAACAACGAGCAACAAGTAATCCTCATCTACTCGAAGCGCTCAAAGAATTACGAAAAAAAGAAAGTAAAATATGGCTTGAACAATTCGAACCAATCAGTAAAACCCACGCAGTTTTTTACACAGGAGATCATACTATCCATCGGCCAACTATATACCGATATCATCAACGTCTTTTGCATAACTATCAAAAAAAACATGATACAACCATAGTATTTCCTGACACCAAGCGACCCTATGCTACGACCTATACTACGCACATTAATAAAATTTTATCAATATATGATGCAAATCTTGTTGTTGCATCTCCGTTTGGGCCGATTCCCCTCGAACTTGATGAAATGTATCCTGCTGCACAATGTGTTTTTCCACGAACCATCGATTGTGAAACACAGGAGCTCGCTAAACGTCTAACAGAGATTTTTCTAAAAAAGCAGAGGAGAAGATCGCTTCTTACGCTTGTTAAAACAAAAAAATATGCAGCAGCAACTCCAGTTTCATCTGAGGTTTTTGAACAGTTGAAAATCGGTGCAATGGCAGATATGCAATTTGGCCGAGGTGCGGGTACTGCATTATTTGCTGGGCGTCTCCGTATTATAAAATCAAAGCATACGAATAAAATTCGCATGATTCTTGTCGATGATACTCATGTTGTTTCGTTACGTGCTCATGATGGTTTATTTACGCTGAAATATCACGGAGGGGAAAGATTGCATCGTGCATTTAAAAAACCACGTCTTCGTGTTATTGTAAAAAAAGATGCAGTTCCCTTCGTTCATGAAGGAAAAAGTGTTTTTGCAAAATTTGTTATCGATTGTGATCCGAAGCTTCGCCCGTACGATGAATGTCTGATTGTTGACGCTAAAGATACCTATCTTGGCGTTGGTCGTTGTATTTTGAACCGATCTGAAATGCAATCATTTTTGTATGGTATTGCAGTTCAAACCAGGGAAACACAACCGCAAGGATAA
- a CDS encoding aspartate dehydrogenase produces MKLGIIGCGAIGTDVARAADHMTDITTIYLHDKNPTAAQKLCKQLSKARITSVDHFLHDVDVVFEAASQEAVVQYAEQILAHKKHLVIMSIGSLFDDVFLDKLRSLARKNNCKIYLPSGAVCGIDGVYAASLEQLDSVTLVTTKPPKSLGTDVDRRTVVFQGTARDAVKEFPKNINVAACLSLAGIGFDRTKVQIVADPVETRINHRILAHGRFGRLRAEIENMPNPNNPQSSYMASLSAIAILRRILDPIQIG; encoded by the coding sequence ATGAAACTCGGCATTATTGGATGTGGCGCTATTGGAACTGATGTTGCACGTGCTGCTGATCATATGACTGATATTACAACAATATATCTCCATGACAAAAATCCAACAGCTGCTCAGAAATTGTGTAAACAACTATCAAAAGCAAGAATTACCTCCGTTGACCATTTTCTTCATGATGTTGATGTTGTTTTTGAGGCAGCATCTCAAGAAGCAGTTGTTCAATACGCTGAGCAGATACTTGCTCATAAAAAGCATCTTGTGATTATGAGTATTGGTAGTCTTTTTGATGATGTATTTCTTGATAAGTTAAGGTCTCTTGCTCGGAAAAATAACTGTAAGATATATCTTCCTTCAGGAGCTGTTTGCGGTATTGATGGTGTTTATGCAGCAAGTCTTGAACAACTTGATAGCGTTACCTTAGTTACTACGAAACCGCCGAAATCTCTTGGTACTGACGTTGATAGACGGACGGTTGTATTCCAAGGTACTGCACGTGATGCAGTCAAAGAATTTCCAAAAAATATTAATGTTGCTGCATGTCTCTCACTTGCAGGTATTGGTTTTGACCGTACGAAGGTTCAAATCGTTGCCGATCCTGTCGAAACCCGTATAAATCATAGAATACTTGCGCATGGTCGATTTGGGCGGTTACGTGCTGAAATTGAAAACATGCCAAATCCCAATAACCCTCAATCAAGTTATATGGCATCATTATCAGCTATTGCGATACTTCGGCGAATCCTTGATCCAATTCAAATCGGATGA